Proteins encoded within one genomic window of Microbacterium sp. LKL04:
- a CDS encoding response regulator transcription factor yields MSDSMSMHKTAVIVEDDPDIRHLIVEVLEAAGFSTVSVGNGIDGVRAVLSYQPLITTLDVNMPGIDGFEAARRIRAQSDTYIIMITGLEEEADVVLGLGAGADEYVVKPFRPRELRARVESLLRRPRATGTTAAAAPRQDAAGPSFPGARPAAQPQYDPAPTSPVFDERVMTPVYPDPQQQGGAVIVPPGQYGGPQFGGAGQGTPGQGAPGQGAPGQGLVPQGVPPQGAHPGNAVAPASATPPVGGPGWTVHRDLAVHAEHRVVLVAGRELTLTRTEFDLLSTLMESKRRVRSKADLTLVLRGESYVTSYFVGEADKRAIEAHMTNLRRKLGDNPNNPRYIETVRGVGYRLTSETVASA; encoded by the coding sequence ATGAGTGATTCGATGTCGATGCATAAGACAGCGGTCATCGTCGAGGACGATCCGGACATCCGCCACCTCATCGTCGAGGTGCTCGAAGCGGCAGGATTCTCGACGGTCTCCGTCGGCAACGGCATCGACGGCGTGCGCGCCGTGCTCTCGTACCAGCCGCTCATCACGACGCTCGACGTGAACATGCCCGGCATCGACGGCTTCGAAGCGGCCCGCCGCATCCGCGCGCAGAGCGACACCTACATCATCATGATCACCGGTCTCGAAGAGGAGGCCGACGTCGTCCTCGGCCTCGGCGCCGGTGCCGACGAGTACGTCGTCAAGCCCTTCCGTCCGCGCGAGCTCCGCGCCCGCGTCGAGTCGCTCCTGCGGCGTCCGCGGGCGACGGGTACGACCGCCGCAGCCGCTCCCCGACAGGATGCCGCCGGTCCCTCCTTCCCCGGTGCCCGCCCCGCCGCGCAGCCGCAGTACGACCCCGCGCCGACGAGCCCCGTGTTCGACGAGCGCGTCATGACGCCCGTGTACCCCGACCCGCAGCAGCAGGGCGGTGCGGTCATTGTGCCGCCCGGACAGTACGGCGGGCCGCAGTTCGGCGGCGCCGGTCAGGGTACGCCTGGGCAGGGTGCGCCCGGGCAGGGTGCCCCCGGTCAGGGTCTCGTGCCGCAGGGGGTGCCGCCGCAGGGTGCGCACCCGGGGAACGCTGTGGCCCCGGCATCCGCCACCCCGCCCGTCGGCGGTCCGGGATGGACCGTCCACCGCGACCTGGCCGTGCACGCCGAGCACCGCGTCGTCCTCGTCGCCGGGCGCGAGCTGACCCTCACGCGCACCGAGTTCGACCTGCTCTCGACGCTGATGGAATCCAAGCGACGCGTGCGCAGCAAGGCCGACCTCACGCTCGTGCTGCGCGGAGAGTCGTACGTCACGAGCTACTTCGTCGGCGAGGCCGACAAGCGGGCCATCGAGGCGCACATGACCAACCTGCGCCGCAAGCTCGGCGACAACCCCAACAACCCGCGGTACATCGAGACCGTCCGCGGCGTGGGCTACCGCCTCACCTCCGAAACCGTCGCCAGCGCCTGA
- a CDS encoding universal stress protein, whose translation MAGTIIVGVTGARVSRRAVDWAIARATTRRQAIELISVVGGAIGAIGEAEVLGAAQTATQQLLDGEAKRVSDAGIPVSTRVESGNPVTKLVEASQDAAILVLGSDYRGPGTGPARGVHGIRIAAGATCPVVVIPDRDLGEGMGVVVGIDGSEVSEHAIEFAASEADRLGEPLIAVSVWTPVHTPRNAMEVYPDLYLANMQATTEEVLALSLAGLSARYPDLRVVRRVERGHPSHVLAGIAGDARMVVVGTHGRGALARFLLGSISQELLSHLPTVTAVVR comes from the coding sequence ATGGCGGGCACCATCATCGTCGGAGTCACCGGAGCGCGCGTGTCGCGGCGGGCAGTCGACTGGGCGATCGCCCGTGCGACGACGCGGCGGCAGGCGATCGAGCTGATCTCGGTCGTGGGCGGCGCGATCGGCGCGATCGGCGAGGCGGAGGTCCTCGGGGCGGCGCAGACCGCGACCCAGCAGCTGCTCGACGGCGAGGCGAAGCGGGTGTCGGATGCCGGTATCCCCGTGTCGACGCGGGTCGAGTCGGGCAACCCCGTCACGAAGCTCGTCGAGGCGTCCCAAGACGCCGCGATCCTCGTGCTCGGCAGCGACTACCGGGGTCCGGGCACCGGGCCCGCGCGCGGGGTCCACGGCATCCGGATCGCCGCGGGGGCGACGTGCCCCGTCGTCGTGATCCCCGACCGCGACCTGGGTGAGGGGATGGGCGTGGTCGTCGGCATCGACGGGTCGGAGGTGTCCGAGCACGCGATCGAGTTCGCGGCATCCGAAGCCGACCGTCTGGGCGAACCGCTCATCGCGGTCAGCGTCTGGACTCCCGTGCACACGCCTCGGAACGCGATGGAGGTCTACCCCGACCTGTACCTCGCGAACATGCAGGCGACGACGGAAGAGGTCTTGGCGCTCTCCCTCGCCGGGCTGTCGGCCCGCTACCCCGATCTGCGTGTCGTCCGGCGGGTCGAGCGCGGTCACCCTTCGCACGTGCTGGCCGGGATCGCCGGCGACGCTCGTATGGTCGTCGTGGGGACGCATGGTCGCGGCGCGCTCGCCCGGTTCCTGCTCGGGTCGATCAGTCAGGAACTCCTGTCGCACCTCCCGACGGTCACCGCCGTCGTCCGCTGA
- a CDS encoding fructose 1,6-bisphosphatase → MSIRPHARRRLAVIALAAAAALSLSGCSQIVEAFNGISGTQDDAQAVPAPNATPAAGTTEMPFDSQFTYDGSVQMTYEVADGLQIILDMWAVDSKRTREWYADNSKTFGFAVNVKDTRVDEKAVLKQKRRVYLSNVTISSQTAQTSNQVSSPFQFSADPRTLVPTDTIRSNRGLLINSFQGGLLVPETTINQLPQDTYGVTLQFALDIWVEGTANDDKSFAQQTVYPVVPIAIYPRVTETDESTGGTTGGTSGGDSQGTTGTDGWTSTGGTGGPTTP, encoded by the coding sequence ATGTCCATCCGTCCCCACGCCCGCCGCCGGCTCGCCGTCATCGCCCTGGCAGCCGCGGCCGCACTCTCGTTGTCGGGATGCTCGCAGATCGTCGAGGCGTTCAACGGGATCTCCGGCACACAGGACGACGCTCAGGCGGTGCCCGCGCCGAACGCGACGCCCGCCGCGGGCACGACCGAGATGCCGTTCGACTCGCAGTTCACCTACGACGGCTCCGTGCAGATGACCTACGAGGTCGCCGATGGTCTGCAGATCATCCTCGACATGTGGGCGGTCGATTCGAAGCGCACGCGCGAGTGGTACGCCGACAACTCGAAGACCTTCGGGTTCGCGGTCAACGTCAAGGACACGCGCGTCGACGAGAAGGCCGTCCTCAAGCAGAAGCGACGCGTCTACCTGTCGAACGTGACGATCAGCTCGCAGACCGCGCAGACCTCCAACCAGGTCAGCTCGCCGTTCCAGTTCAGTGCCGACCCGCGCACGCTCGTGCCGACCGACACGATCCGCTCGAACCGCGGACTGCTCATCAACAGCTTCCAGGGTGGTCTGCTCGTCCCCGAGACGACGATCAACCAGCTGCCGCAGGACACCTACGGCGTCACCCTGCAGTTCGCGCTCGACATCTGGGTCGAGGGGACGGCGAACGACGACAAGTCCTTCGCGCAGCAGACGGTCTACCCCGTTGTCCCGATTGCGATCTATCCTCGGGTTACAGAGACCGACGAGTCCACGGGGGGAACAACCGGCGGCACGTCGGGAGGAGACTCCCAGGGCACCACGGGAACTGACGGTTGGACGTCGACCGGCGGTACCGGCGGTCCCACCACACCGTGA
- a CDS encoding glycosyltransferase family 2 protein: MTSPYIPGPQGWQPAQPQAGAWQDPNAAQWQQGWPAAQQAAVQQPAAQQPAQPVQPQPVQPQPVQPQWQQPAGAWAEPAGSWQDAAPQGSWQGAPARDGFGAGPGEIVPVDEFADDFASVLENSSVHRSTIGCIVPAYNEAESIADVIQSLLAQSRVPDVIHIVVNNTSDDTVKIASEFSGPHEVETELGLQFTEVFVHDIGKNPDKKVGALNYGYALVEGYDYLLGVDGDTTADRRAVEYLENEAVADSRIGGISAIYTIDDRPIKGFIAKWLIAGQRTQFAAFNMQNLLRGRNMAVLGGQFSIFSTTALRDIMKENHQNSPWVKDSEVEDSLLSLQIKSAGYLTKISPFARADVGGMTTLKGYDAQQVKWTYGAIELMWPGQRGDTKGQPFHPNLRLRWFEQFSMLTNFFVRVAFITLLIASLSINAFVFSPWWLIPPLVAAGLNFRMARAMEKSNGRDLAFAMLMFPAEIFMWIRISHFIRSWTRFLSKKKVDNWALQARAEKGGVSFGHWTPFIILAIVAIAIAVIWNLLDPVTQSAILWVGWPIVGVVTVLQTLTMAIKLFQRHQGYKV; this comes from the coding sequence GTGACAAGTCCGTACATCCCCGGCCCGCAGGGTTGGCAGCCCGCACAGCCCCAGGCTGGAGCGTGGCAGGATCCGAACGCGGCGCAGTGGCAGCAGGGGTGGCCCGCCGCCCAGCAGGCCGCGGTGCAGCAGCCCGCGGCGCAGCAGCCTGCGCAGCCCGTCCAGCCGCAGCCCGTCCAGCCGCAGCCCGTTCAGCCGCAGTGGCAGCAGCCCGCAGGTGCGTGGGCCGAGCCCGCCGGTTCGTGGCAGGATGCCGCGCCGCAGGGCTCGTGGCAGGGTGCCCCCGCGCGAGACGGCTTCGGTGCCGGCCCCGGCGAGATCGTCCCCGTCGACGAGTTCGCCGACGACTTCGCTTCGGTGCTCGAGAACTCGTCGGTGCACCGCTCGACGATCGGGTGCATCGTCCCGGCCTACAACGAGGCCGAGTCGATCGCCGACGTCATCCAGTCTCTGCTCGCACAGAGCCGCGTGCCCGACGTGATCCACATCGTGGTCAACAACACATCCGACGACACGGTGAAGATCGCGTCGGAGTTCTCGGGCCCGCACGAGGTCGAGACCGAGCTCGGTCTGCAGTTCACCGAGGTGTTCGTCCACGACATCGGCAAGAACCCCGACAAGAAGGTCGGCGCCCTGAACTACGGGTACGCGCTCGTCGAGGGCTACGACTACCTGCTCGGCGTCGACGGCGACACGACCGCCGACCGGCGTGCAGTCGAGTACCTCGAGAACGAGGCCGTCGCCGACTCGCGTATCGGCGGAATCTCCGCGATCTACACGATCGACGACCGGCCCATCAAGGGTTTCATCGCCAAGTGGCTGATCGCCGGTCAGCGCACCCAGTTCGCTGCGTTCAACATGCAGAACCTGCTGCGCGGCCGCAACATGGCCGTGCTCGGCGGGCAGTTCTCGATCTTCTCGACGACCGCCCTGCGCGACATCATGAAGGAGAACCACCAGAACTCCCCGTGGGTGAAGGACTCCGAGGTCGAGGACTCACTGCTCTCACTGCAGATCAAGTCGGCCGGCTACCTCACGAAGATCAGCCCGTTCGCGCGGGCGGACGTCGGCGGCATGACGACGCTCAAGGGCTATGACGCCCAGCAGGTCAAGTGGACCTACGGTGCCATCGAGCTCATGTGGCCCGGTCAGCGCGGCGACACGAAGGGGCAGCCCTTCCACCCGAACCTGCGGCTGCGCTGGTTCGAGCAGTTCTCAATGCTCACGAACTTCTTCGTCCGCGTGGCCTTCATCACGCTGCTCATCGCGTCGCTGTCGATCAACGCGTTCGTCTTCTCGCCGTGGTGGCTGATCCCGCCGCTGGTGGCCGCGGGCCTGAACTTCCGCATGGCGCGCGCGATGGAGAAGTCCAACGGACGCGACCTCGCATTCGCGATGCTCATGTTCCCGGCGGAGATCTTCATGTGGATCCGGATCAGTCACTTCATCCGATCGTGGACCCGCTTCCTCTCGAAGAAGAAGGTCGACAACTGGGCCCTGCAGGCGAGAGCCGAGAAGGGCGGCGTCAGTTTCGGCCACTGGACGCCCTTCATCATCCTCGCCATCGTCGCGATCGCGATCGCCGTCATCTGGAACCTGCTCGACCCGGTGACCCAGTCCGCGATCCTGTGGGTCGGCTGGCCGATCGTCGGTGTCGTCACGGTGTTGCAGACCCTCACGATGGCCATCAAGCTCTTCCAGCGTCACCAGGGCTACAAGGTCTGA
- a CDS encoding PfkB family carbohydrate kinase yields the protein MTHTDTVLVVGEALIDIVERDGADAEHVGGSPANVAVGIARQGVSASLLTRLGRDDRGRRIADQVTASGAGIHASSWTDAATSTARARLRPDGSAEYDFDIVWKLDAAAAEAAAGAASVVHSGSIALFLQPGGEVALATLERARDAGRVVTVDPNVRPALVGDDPRPVAERAFAAATLVKLSDEDAEALYPGVPAAQVLETIAALGPQIVVMTRGGEGAQALGASGHVEVAPLRVDVADTIGAGDAFMASLITSLVDDARLLSGDADALHRALRRAVVTAGITVSRPGANPPTRAEVDAAL from the coding sequence ATGACCCACACGGACACCGTCCTCGTCGTCGGCGAAGCGCTGATCGACATCGTCGAGCGGGATGGCGCGGACGCGGAGCACGTCGGCGGGAGCCCGGCGAACGTCGCTGTCGGCATCGCCCGGCAGGGGGTGTCGGCCTCGCTGCTCACCCGACTCGGTCGGGACGACCGCGGCCGCCGGATCGCAGACCAGGTGACGGCGTCCGGTGCCGGGATCCATGCGTCGTCGTGGACGGATGCCGCGACCTCCACCGCGCGCGCCCGGCTGCGCCCCGACGGCTCGGCCGAGTATGACTTCGACATCGTGTGGAAGCTCGACGCTGCGGCGGCCGAGGCGGCGGCAGGGGCGGCATCCGTCGTCCACTCCGGGTCGATCGCTCTGTTCCTGCAACCCGGGGGAGAGGTCGCGCTCGCGACCCTCGAACGCGCCCGCGACGCGGGCCGGGTGGTCACGGTCGACCCCAACGTACGTCCGGCCCTCGTCGGCGACGACCCGCGACCGGTCGCCGAGCGAGCGTTCGCGGCGGCGACACTCGTCAAGCTGAGCGATGAGGATGCCGAGGCGCTCTACCCCGGTGTGCCCGCCGCGCAGGTGCTCGAGACCATCGCGGCGCTCGGGCCGCAGATCGTCGTCATGACGCGCGGCGGCGAGGGCGCACAGGCGCTCGGAGCGTCGGGACACGTCGAGGTCGCACCGCTGCGCGTCGACGTGGCCGACACGATCGGTGCGGGCGATGCGTTCATGGCGAGCCTCATCACGAGCCTCGTCGACGACGCACGGCTCCTGAGCGGCGACGCCGATGCCCTGCACCGGGCGCTCCGCCGCGCGGTCGTGACGGCGGGCATCACCGTCTCGCGTCCCGGCGCGAACCCGCCCACGCGGGCCGAGGTCGACGCGGCGCTCTGA
- the truA gene encoding tRNA pseudouridine(38-40) synthase TruA — protein sequence MRLRIDLAYDGTDFRGWARQPGLRTVQGTLEAAIARILGGDPRLVVAGRTDAGVHASAQVAHLDLTEGQERRLLSGRRPEPAALAARLNGVLGPYPDVFVHRVDVAPEGFDARFSAVWRRYAYRVADRVTGYDPLERGRTTWVPASLDVAAMDAAARSLRGLHDFAAYCKPREEATTIRTLLEYGWHRDDSGALIASVKADAFCHSMVRALVGACVAAGEGRIEVSRVAEIRDELTRTNEIKVLAARGLTLTAVGYPADDLLATRAEQTRARRELDPSTD from the coding sequence GTGCGCCTGCGGATCGACCTCGCCTATGACGGCACCGACTTCCGGGGTTGGGCGCGGCAGCCGGGCCTTCGAACCGTGCAGGGCACGCTCGAAGCGGCGATCGCCCGCATCCTCGGCGGGGATCCGCGGCTGGTCGTCGCAGGACGGACGGATGCCGGTGTGCACGCATCCGCGCAGGTCGCCCACCTCGACCTCACCGAGGGTCAGGAGCGTCGCCTCCTGTCGGGCCGTCGCCCCGAGCCGGCGGCGCTCGCCGCGCGCCTGAACGGTGTGCTCGGGCCGTACCCGGACGTGTTCGTGCACCGCGTCGACGTCGCCCCCGAGGGGTTCGATGCGCGGTTCTCGGCGGTCTGGCGTCGCTACGCCTACCGGGTCGCCGACCGCGTGACGGGCTACGATCCGCTGGAGCGCGGGCGGACGACCTGGGTCCCGGCATCCCTCGACGTCGCAGCGATGGATGCCGCAGCCCGGAGCCTCCGCGGACTCCACGACTTCGCCGCCTACTGCAAGCCGCGCGAGGAGGCCACGACGATCCGGACCCTGCTCGAGTACGGCTGGCACCGCGACGATTCCGGCGCGCTGATCGCGTCGGTGAAGGCGGATGCGTTCTGCCACAGCATGGTGCGCGCGCTCGTGGGCGCGTGCGTCGCGGCGGGAGAGGGGCGGATCGAGGTGAGCCGCGTCGCCGAGATCCGCGACGAGCTCACCCGGACGAACGAGATCAAGGTCCTCGCGGCGCGCGGCCTGACGCTGACCGCGGTCGGCTACCCGGCGGACGATCTGCTCGCGACGCGCGCCGAGCAGACGCGCGCCCGGCGCGAGCTCGACCCGTCGACCGACTGA
- a CDS encoding glycoside hydrolase family 6 protein, with the protein MAPRKLRMPPARVLVPVAIIVALALVLVLVGVIGSAVTRGFHALTAQPPHVGTTIIAPDQAKVAAASRDLSGDEKDAAAYLAAQPTAYWLTPEQDPIGTAGGTVLDLISQARDQGRAAAFVVYGLPGRDCGNHSAGGLSEQDYPVWVGEIGKALDTAPEVQKIVILEPDSIALSEECGNIGERARQLSTAVDGLTTANTWIYIDGGHSNWLPAEKMADFIRQTGVIDRVRGFATNVSNYQASADEFAYAAALSQLLGGAHAIVDTSRNGTASSGGEWCNPSGQTVGEPGGTFHDDVVDTNLWIKPPGESDGTCSGGPAAGVYWPQAGVELTQGVR; encoded by the coding sequence CCTCCGGCCCGCGTACTCGTCCCCGTGGCGATCATCGTGGCGCTCGCTCTCGTCCTCGTGCTCGTCGGTGTCATCGGCAGCGCCGTGACCCGCGGGTTCCACGCGCTCACCGCGCAGCCCCCGCACGTGGGCACGACGATCATCGCGCCGGACCAGGCGAAGGTGGCCGCGGCATCCCGCGACCTGTCCGGTGATGAGAAGGATGCCGCCGCCTACCTCGCCGCACAACCCACCGCGTACTGGCTCACCCCCGAGCAGGACCCCATCGGCACAGCCGGCGGCACGGTCCTCGACCTCATCTCGCAGGCACGCGATCAGGGGCGCGCCGCCGCGTTCGTCGTCTACGGCCTTCCCGGGCGCGACTGCGGCAACCACTCCGCGGGAGGCCTGTCGGAGCAGGACTACCCCGTCTGGGTCGGCGAGATCGGCAAGGCGCTCGACACCGCCCCCGAGGTGCAGAAGATCGTCATCCTCGAGCCCGACAGCATCGCGCTGTCGGAGGAGTGCGGCAACATCGGCGAGCGCGCCCGCCAGCTGAGCACCGCGGTCGACGGGCTGACGACCGCGAACACCTGGATCTACATCGACGGCGGACACAGCAACTGGCTGCCCGCCGAGAAGATGGCGGACTTCATCCGGCAGACCGGCGTCATCGACCGCGTCCGCGGGTTCGCGACGAACGTCTCGAACTATCAGGCATCCGCCGACGAGTTCGCCTACGCCGCCGCGCTGTCACAGCTGCTCGGCGGTGCCCACGCGATCGTCGACACGTCGCGCAACGGCACCGCGTCATCGGGCGGCGAGTGGTGCAACCCTTCCGGCCAGACGGTCGGCGAGCCCGGCGGCACGTTCCACGACGACGTCGTCGACACCAACCTCTGGATCAAACCTCCCGGAGAGAGCGACGGCACCTGCAGCGGCGGGCCCGCAGCGGGCGTGTACTGGCCGCAGGCCGGCGTCGAACTGACGCAGGGCGTGCGCTGA